From one Eleginops maclovinus isolate JMC-PN-2008 ecotype Puerto Natales chromosome 7, JC_Emac_rtc_rv5, whole genome shotgun sequence genomic stretch:
- the LOC134866994 gene encoding granzyme B-like, producing the protein MNMIHAFCILVFLLQLSFTGASESGIVEGNVSKPHSRPYMASLQIQGKHTCGGILIREDFILTVAHCENKQTITAVLGAHNIKKKEGSQQRIEVAKLHIHPKYKKEGYRYDILLLQLKNNVTLNKFVKTIELPNSDENLPARVKCEVAGWGRTGQKKPSSDVLREATESIQFNQECKYIWKDSFTSSEMICTKFDKKNGGVCQGDSGGPLICKGKPQGLTAFVSLCDCNDPKYPHVFTKIISFLPWIKEVMKK; encoded by the exons ATGAACATGATCCACGCATTCTGCATTTTagttttcctcctgcagctctcctTCACAG GGGCTTCTGAGAGTGGCATAGTTGAGGGGAATGTTTCAAAGCCTCATTCCCGACCCTACATGGCATCACTCCAGATTCagggaaaacacacatgtgGCGGGATCCTTATTCGTGAGGACTTTATTCTGACTGTAGCACACTGTGAAAA TAAGCAGACCATAACGGCAGTACTTGGAGCACACAACatcaaaaagaaagagggaagtCAGCAACGGATAGAAGTGGCTAAGCTTCATATAcatccaaaatacaaaaaggaaggATACCGTTATGATATCTTGTTACTCCAG ttaaaaaacaatgtcacgCTGAATAAGTTTGTCAAGACCATCGAACTGCCAAACAGTGATGAAAACCTCCCCGCAAGAGTTAAATGTGAGGTTGCTGGCTGGGGCCGAACTGGACAGAAAAAGCCTTCCTCAGATGTCCTGAGAGAGGCTACGGAGAGCATACAATTCAACCAAGAGTGCAAATACATATGGAAAGATTCCTTTACTTCTAGTGAAATGATATGCACCAAATTTGACAAAAAGAATGGAGGGGTTTGTCAG GGGGATTCCGGTGGACCACTTATCTGCAAAGGCAAGCCTCAAGGTCTTACGGCTTTTGTCTCTTTATGTGATTGTAATGATCCAAAGTATCCCCATGTCTTCACTAAAATTATATCTTTTCTCCCCTGGATTAAGGAAGtgatgaagaaataa
- the rabl3 gene encoding rab-like protein 3 isoform X2 yields MASLDRVKVLVLGDSGVGKSSLVHLLCQNQVLGNPSWTVGCSVDVRVQDYKEGTPEEKTYYIELWDVGGSVGCASSIKSTRAVFYNSVNGIMLVHDLTNKKSSQNLYRWSLEALNKDSSPTGVIVSNGDYDREQFAENPVPLLLIGTKFDQIPENKRHEVLTRTAFLSEDFNAEEINLDCTNPRYLAAGTSNAVKLSRFFDKVIEKRYFTRDPIQMTGFTDRKRFNFKSLHYD; encoded by the exons ATGGCTTCTCTTGACAGAGTAAAGGTATTAGTTTTAGGAGATTCCG GAGTGGGAAAGTCCTCCTTGGTCCACCTGCTATGTCAGAATCAGGTGTTAGGAAATCCATCCTGGACTGTCGGGTGCTCTGTGGATGTCCGG GTGCAAGACTATAAGGAGGGGACCCCGGAGGAGAAAACCTACTACATTGAACTCTGGGATGTCGGAGGATCTGTTGGCTGTGCCAGCAGTATCAAAAGCACCAGAGCTGTCTTCTACAATTCAGTTAATG GAATTATGTTGGTACACGATTTAACAAATAAGAAATCCTCTCAGAATCTTTACCGCTGGTCGCTGGAAGCTTTAAACAAAGATTCCTCCCCAACAGGAGTGATCGTCTCAAACGG TGACTATGACAGAGAGCAGTTTGCTGAGAACCCAGtgcctctgctgctgattgGCACCAAGTTCGACCAAATCCCAGAGAACAAACGCCATGAGGTTCTCACTCGGACGGCCTTCCTGTCTGAAGACTTCAATGCAGAGGAGATCAATCTA gaCTGCACCAACCCAAGATACCTCGCTGCAGGCACATCAAATGCTGTGAAGCTTAGCAGGTTCTTTGACAag GTAATAGAGAAGAGATATTTCACAAGAGATCCAATTCAG ATGACAGGTTTCACAGACAGGAAACGGTTCAACTTCAAAAGTTTGCACTATGACTGA
- the rabl3 gene encoding rab-like protein 3 isoform X1, with amino-acid sequence MASLDRVKVLVLGDSGVGKSSLVHLLCQNQVLGNPSWTVGCSVDVRVQDYKEGTPEEKTYYIELWDVGGSVGCASSIKSTRAVFYNSVNGIMLVHDLTNKKSSQNLYRWSLEALNKDSSPTGVIVSNGSDYDREQFAENPVPLLLIGTKFDQIPENKRHEVLTRTAFLSEDFNAEEINLDCTNPRYLAAGTSNAVKLSRFFDKVIEKRYFTRDPIQMTGFTDRKRFNFKSLHYD; translated from the exons ATGGCTTCTCTTGACAGAGTAAAGGTATTAGTTTTAGGAGATTCCG GAGTGGGAAAGTCCTCCTTGGTCCACCTGCTATGTCAGAATCAGGTGTTAGGAAATCCATCCTGGACTGTCGGGTGCTCTGTGGATGTCCGG GTGCAAGACTATAAGGAGGGGACCCCGGAGGAGAAAACCTACTACATTGAACTCTGGGATGTCGGAGGATCTGTTGGCTGTGCCAGCAGTATCAAAAGCACCAGAGCTGTCTTCTACAATTCAGTTAATG GAATTATGTTGGTACACGATTTAACAAATAAGAAATCCTCTCAGAATCTTTACCGCTGGTCGCTGGAAGCTTTAAACAAAGATTCCTCCCCAACAGGAGTGATCGTCTCAAACGG CAGTGACTATGACAGAGAGCAGTTTGCTGAGAACCCAGtgcctctgctgctgattgGCACCAAGTTCGACCAAATCCCAGAGAACAAACGCCATGAGGTTCTCACTCGGACGGCCTTCCTGTCTGAAGACTTCAATGCAGAGGAGATCAATCTA gaCTGCACCAACCCAAGATACCTCGCTGCAGGCACATCAAATGCTGTGAAGCTTAGCAGGTTCTTTGACAag GTAATAGAGAAGAGATATTTCACAAGAGATCCAATTCAG ATGACAGGTTTCACAGACAGGAAACGGTTCAACTTCAAAAGTTTGCACTATGACTGA